Proteins encoded within one genomic window of candidate division WOR-3 bacterium:
- a CDS encoding S41 family peptidase, with translation MKLKRALIISAIVLLSVFLGYGIGVCKERASLRTMMQIYSNVITYIQMFYVEEKNPSELVENSIKGMVGSLDPFSEFLNPDESEEFSIATTGKFGGIGAQIGIRDNWVTIIAPIEGTPAYRAGLLAGDRIVEIDGKSTEGMKVNDAVKLLRGEPGTVVKIKVYRPVTQKEFSVELVRDTIFIDPIPYYGKLDDKTGYIRISSFQDGLSKEFSSVLDTLRMKGVNKLIIDLRGNPGGLLNEAVNLLSFFFEPGTLVVSTKGRTPDNNFEYRTTGDGKFKDIPIVVLVDKGSASASEIVAGALQDWDRGIVIGDTTFGKGSVQRVFKLQEGYELKLTTAKYYTPSGRCIHRNENKDSTLKDTTTYFTKILGKPLKGGGGISPHILVKQEVVSNFTQEIYPHFFGFAVEYKSKNKVYPGMNSTIIAEFKEYLRKNKVKFTDEEFEKNLEQIKRLLDAEISEKYDGSKGRYASLLRDDVTVKKAQEVLANIRSLKDLRDYISSKL, from the coding sequence ATGAAACTTAAAAGGGCTTTAATAATTTCAGCTATCGTTCTTCTGTCAGTCTTTCTGGGTTACGGCATCGGAGTATGCAAGGAAAGGGCTTCCTTGCGAACGATGATGCAAATCTATTCGAACGTAATAACCTACATACAAATGTTCTATGTTGAGGAGAAAAATCCGTCGGAATTAGTTGAGAACAGCATCAAGGGAATGGTTGGATCCTTAGATCCTTTCTCAGAATTTCTGAATCCTGATGAGAGTGAAGAATTTTCCATTGCTACAACAGGTAAGTTCGGAGGTATAGGAGCCCAAATCGGCATAAGGGATAATTGGGTAACTATTATCGCACCTATTGAAGGAACTCCTGCCTATCGGGCGGGCCTACTTGCAGGGGATCGTATTGTCGAAATCGATGGCAAGTCAACGGAGGGTATGAAAGTAAACGATGCAGTTAAGCTTTTAAGGGGGGAGCCTGGGACAGTCGTAAAGATAAAGGTTTACAGACCCGTGACCCAGAAGGAGTTTTCTGTAGAGCTGGTGAGGGATACTATTTTTATCGATCCAATACCTTACTACGGAAAATTGGATGACAAAACAGGGTACATAAGGATCTCAAGTTTCCAGGATGGGCTCTCAAAGGAATTTTCCTCAGTTCTTGATACATTGAGGATGAAGGGTGTAAACAAACTGATAATTGATTTGAGAGGCAATCCAGGAGGATTGTTAAACGAGGCGGTGAATTTACTCAGCTTTTTCTTCGAACCGGGGACATTGGTAGTTTCCACAAAGGGCAGAACACCGGATAATAACTTTGAGTACAGAACTACGGGAGATGGAAAGTTTAAAGACATTCCAATAGTTGTCCTTGTGGATAAGGGTTCAGCCAGCGCTAGTGAAATTGTGGCGGGTGCACTTCAAGACTGGGATAGGGGAATTGTCATAGGTGATACAACCTTTGGTAAAGGCTCTGTTCAAAGAGTTTTTAAGCTTCAAGAGGGATACGAATTAAAGTTAACCACCGCCAAGTACTACACACCATCAGGTCGGTGTATCCATAGGAATGAGAACAAGGATTCGACCCTGAAGGATACAACTACTTATTTCACAAAAATACTCGGAAAACCACTAAAAGGTGGGGGTGGCATTTCGCCTCACATTTTGGTCAAGCAAGAAGTTGTATCCAATTTTACTCAGGAAATCTACCCACACTTCTTTGGCTTTGCCGTCGAATATAAGTCAAAGAATAAGGTTTATCCAGGGATGAATAGCACAATCATCGCCGAGTTTAAGGAATATTTGAGGAAGAACAAGGTCAAATTTACTGACGAGGAGTTTGAAAAAAATCTCGAGCAGATAAAGAGGTTATTGGATGCAGAAATTTCCGAAAAATACGATGGAAGCAAAGGTAGGTATGCCAGTCTATTAAGGGACGATGTGACCGTTAAGAAAGCTCAAGAAGTTTTGGCAAATATAAGATCGTTAAAAGATTTGAGAGACTATATTTCATCAAAGTTGTAA
- a CDS encoding small multi-drug export protein: MAEKIISYLSNVISSKELIVFIVSMLPVVELRGAIPLAVFQYQFPLYKAFALSAIGNILITVPLVFLIDFAEKHFRRFAFLSRLLDKVLARANKHKGYVEKYEFLGLFIFVAIPLPGTGAWTGALIAYLLSMNKWLAFLSISLGVLMAGVLVSFFTSLGFVKGLLLAIVTLLVVDRVVSYFLDKFYKKA, translated from the coding sequence ATGGCTGAGAAGATAATTTCATATCTTTCAAATGTTATTAGCAGCAAGGAGTTAATTGTTTTTATTGTTTCAATGCTGCCGGTTGTGGAACTGAGGGGTGCCATCCCACTTGCCGTTTTTCAATACCAATTTCCCCTTTACAAGGCCTTCGCTCTTTCTGCTATTGGAAATATTTTGATTACGGTTCCGCTCGTTTTTTTAATAGATTTTGCGGAAAAACATTTCAGAAGGTTTGCCTTTTTGAGCAGGTTGCTGGATAAAGTTTTGGCGAGAGCAAATAAACACAAGGGTTATGTTGAAAAATATGAGTTTTTGGGGCTATTTATCTTTGTCGCTATTCCTCTTCCTGGAACTGGTGCGTGGACAGGTGCTTTGATTGCCTACCTTCTCTCGATGAATAAATGGTTGGCTTTTCTCTCAATTTCCTTAGGCGTTTTGATGGCCGGAGTTCTGGTGAGCTTTTTTACTTCACTGGGCTTTGTGAAAGGATTGCTACTTGCCATTGTCACATTGCTCGTTGTTGACAGAGTGGTTTCTTATTTCTTGGATAAATTTTATAAAAAGGCTTAA
- the tmk gene encoding dTMP kinase — MGKWGFFITIEGPEGSGKSTLTEGILRFFREKGFDVVYTREPGGTPVGEQIRGIILNNIEGMDSFTEVFLFLAARRENVLRNILPALREGKVVVCDRYTDSTIAYQGYGRGLPIKLLRRLNKLATAGIKPDITLFVDVDPKIGFQRINGKELDRIEREDIQFHERVREGYHKIAKIAGKRVKVLDGTLPTDALLERAIDLIVARMREKQKIRGDKL; from the coding sequence ATGGGTAAATGGGGCTTTTTTATAACGATTGAGGGTCCGGAAGGAAGCGGTAAGAGTACATTAACAGAGGGGATTCTAAGGTTTTTCAGGGAAAAGGGTTTTGATGTGGTTTACACGCGTGAACCTGGTGGTACACCGGTTGGAGAACAAATTAGAGGGATAATACTAAACAACATTGAAGGGATGGATTCTTTCACCGAGGTCTTCCTATTCCTCGCGGCGAGAAGGGAGAATGTCTTAAGAAATATACTGCCTGCTCTAAGGGAGGGTAAAGTAGTTGTTTGTGACCGATATACTGACTCTACCATAGCCTATCAAGGATATGGGAGGGGCTTGCCCATTAAGTTGCTTCGCAGATTGAATAAGCTTGCAACCGCTGGAATTAAACCTGACATTACTTTGTTCGTTGATGTGGACCCTAAGATTGGCTTTCAAAGGATAAACGGCAAAGAACTTGATAGAATCGAAAGGGAAGACATCCAATTCCATGAAAGGGTTCGAGAAGGTTATCACAAAATAGCCAAAATAGCCGGGAAGAGGGTTAAGGTGCTGGACGGCACGTTACCAACAGATGCTCTTTTAGAGAGGGCTATTGATTTGATAGTCGCGAGAATGCGGGAAAAACAAAAAATAAGAGGTGATAAGCTATGA
- a CDS encoding inositol-3-phosphate synthase, with translation MGEIRVAIIGVGNCASSLVQGVYYYRNAKPGDFIPGIMHVELGGYHISDIKFVAGVDINITKVGKDLSEAIFAEPNCTYKFTDVPKLNAKVYRGMTHDGIGKYLENVIVKAPGPTDDLVKIFKDLGVDVVVNFLPVGAEEATKWYVEQAIQAGAAFVNGIPVFIASSPYWQKRFEEAGLPVLGDDIKSQVGATIVHRVLTQLFIDRGVKLERTAQLNVGGNTDFLNMLERERLASKKVSKTNAVKSLLPYDIGDENIYIGPSDYVAWLKDRKWAYIRLEGRTFGDVPLNIELKLEVWDSPNSAGVMIDAIRCAKIAKDRGLKGAIIEPSSYFFKTPPQQFPDWKAKELTEEWIRKYGHGKNEKND, from the coding sequence ATGGGTGAAATCCGAGTAGCCATAATAGGCGTCGGAAACTGTGCCTCCAGTTTGGTTCAAGGGGTATACTACTATAGGAACGCGAAGCCAGGGGATTTTATTCCTGGAATTATGCACGTGGAACTCGGTGGTTATCATATCAGCGACATAAAATTTGTAGCGGGTGTGGATATCAATATTACCAAAGTGGGTAAGGACCTGTCGGAGGCTATCTTTGCTGAACCTAATTGCACTTATAAGTTCACTGATGTGCCAAAGTTAAATGCTAAAGTCTACAGGGGAATGACCCACGATGGAATTGGAAAGTATCTGGAAAATGTTATAGTGAAGGCCCCTGGCCCCACTGATGACTTAGTCAAAATTTTCAAAGACCTTGGGGTTGACGTGGTTGTAAACTTTTTACCCGTGGGTGCAGAAGAGGCTACAAAATGGTATGTTGAGCAGGCCATTCAAGCTGGAGCTGCCTTCGTAAATGGAATTCCCGTTTTCATTGCCAGCTCTCCTTACTGGCAGAAGAGATTTGAGGAGGCAGGCCTGCCTGTTTTAGGGGATGATATAAAATCTCAGGTTGGTGCAACAATAGTGCATAGGGTACTTACTCAGCTATTTATTGACAGAGGTGTAAAACTGGAAAGAACCGCACAGCTCAACGTCGGTGGTAATACAGACTTTTTGAATATGCTGGAGAGAGAAAGGCTCGCCTCTAAGAAGGTTTCAAAGACAAATGCCGTTAAATCCCTATTGCCCTATGATATAGGGGATGAGAACATTTACATAGGTCCTTCTGACTATGTTGCGTGGTTAAAGGACAGGAAGTGGGCTTATATAAGGCTTGAAGGTAGAACTTTCGGGGATGTTCCTTTGAACATAGAGTTGAAACTGGAGGTTTGGGATTCACCAAATTCAGCGGGTGTTATGATCGACGCCATTAGATGTGCGAAAATTGCTAAGGATAGAGGTCTTAAGGGGGCTATTATTGAACCATCTTCTTATTTCTTCAAAACTCCACCTCAACAATTCCCTGACTGGAAGGCTAAGGAGCTTACCGAGGAGTGGATAAGGAAATATGGACACGGTAAAAACGAAAAGAACGATTAA
- the dnaE gene encoding DNA polymerase III subunit alpha, with product MKKFVHLHLHSEYSVLDGVLFIDEIVDAALNFGMPAVALTDHGNLFGAIEFYKKATEKGIKPIIGMETYVTDGSMQERVKAGEIYHLTLLAENEEGYRNLLKISTESYLKGFYYKPRVDKEFLRQHSKGLIALSGCLQGELPRKILLGYDDTELHKTLESYLEIFGRDNFFLELQDIGLAENKIVNRKLLELSSKYNVKVVATNDVHFLKPKDKILQEIVLCIQTGTRLDDPKRMKIETEEIYFKSPEEMWAIFGELEEALLNTIEIANRVNLTLELDPTNIHLPHFDIPEPYSSGFEMLSDLAFKGLKERFKGKDIPQEYKERLEKELKVINELNFSMYFLIIWDLIREAKRRGIPVGPGRGSAVGSLVLYALGVTDVDPIKYNLLFERFLNPERVSPPDVDIDFADNRRDEMILYLREKYGESNVAQIITFGRAKAKQAIKDVARVMGLPYSESDKIAKTITETGSLQYEYETNPVFKELIDSSEVYKKVFEYARRIEGRVRNISTHAAGVVVAPVEIYQIAPLYRSEDEDTVTVQFDMKSLELLGLLKIDLLGLRTLTIVYETEKLVKQKDPGFSADNIEFDDIKTYKLLSEGETTGVFQLESEGFRNVLKRVKPEKIEDLIAILALYRPGPMKSGMLESFIRRKNGEERIDYIDERLKGILEETYGVIAYQEQVMLLASTLAGFSLGQADILRKAMGKKQKEVMEKMMESFVSGCVENGMDRERAEQIFNFIAPFAEYGFNKSHAAGYAKLAYITAYLKAHYPLEFIVANLNAEMNTQDAQEKIYKFLNEAKSLGFKVIPPSINRSDYEFRIEGGDSIRYGLGAIKNVGRAAVEEILKVRNSKGEFKSIEDFLSQIDTRKVNRKTLESLIKAGAFDEFFPNRKALLQALDELLQTAKSGVSTGTLFTLVPAQSPLDKYKDLPFTLDDIIYFERDSLGLYLSVHPLSKFPYSKFQPINTLKIKEELMDGDEVVMVGVISEISKKKNKNGEVYASIKISDFEGEVRGYVHPQLLKEKGELLKEDEVVLVYGRVSENGNGKELRVDDISPFKGVKALEIDLSGVDVSKILVDELYKLLSSYSRGSVALFIKLGSKRYLSEIRIDENVDFFNKILNILPREYIKAILS from the coding sequence ATGAAGAAATTTGTCCATTTGCATCTTCATTCTGAATACAGTGTATTGGATGGGGTTCTATTCATCGATGAAATTGTTGATGCTGCTCTAAATTTTGGCATGCCTGCTGTTGCACTTACCGACCATGGTAATCTCTTCGGAGCAATCGAGTTCTATAAAAAAGCAACGGAGAAGGGAATTAAACCGATCATTGGAATGGAAACCTATGTTACCGATGGCTCGATGCAGGAGAGAGTCAAGGCAGGGGAAATATATCATCTTACTTTGCTGGCAGAAAATGAGGAGGGATATAGAAATCTTCTAAAGATTTCGACCGAGTCTTATTTAAAAGGCTTTTATTACAAGCCAAGAGTCGACAAGGAGTTCTTAAGGCAGCACTCAAAAGGCCTCATTGCCCTTTCAGGATGTCTGCAGGGGGAACTTCCCAGAAAAATATTACTTGGCTATGATGATACTGAACTTCATAAAACTCTGGAATCTTATCTTGAAATCTTTGGAAGGGATAATTTCTTCCTCGAACTTCAGGATATTGGCCTTGCAGAAAATAAAATTGTAAATCGAAAATTACTGGAGCTCTCAAGTAAGTATAATGTAAAGGTGGTAGCTACCAACGATGTGCACTTTCTAAAACCTAAAGACAAGATTCTTCAGGAAATTGTCCTTTGCATTCAAACTGGGACACGTCTTGACGACCCTAAGAGAATGAAAATAGAAACAGAGGAGATCTATTTTAAAAGTCCAGAGGAAATGTGGGCCATCTTTGGAGAGTTAGAAGAGGCTCTCTTAAATACTATCGAGATTGCTAACAGAGTTAACCTGACTCTTGAATTAGATCCTACGAATATCCATCTACCTCATTTTGATATTCCTGAGCCTTATAGCAGTGGCTTTGAAATGTTGTCAGACCTTGCCTTCAAAGGCCTAAAAGAGAGGTTTAAAGGTAAGGATATACCACAGGAATATAAAGAGAGACTTGAAAAAGAATTGAAGGTGATTAATGAACTCAATTTCTCAATGTATTTCCTGATTATTTGGGACCTGATCAGGGAGGCAAAAAGGAGAGGTATTCCTGTTGGGCCGGGAAGGGGATCGGCGGTTGGTTCTTTAGTATTATATGCCCTTGGGGTTACAGACGTTGATCCCATTAAATATAACCTGCTTTTTGAAAGGTTCTTAAATCCCGAGAGGGTCTCTCCTCCCGATGTTGATATTGATTTCGCCGATAATAGAAGGGACGAGATGATCCTTTATTTAAGAGAAAAATACGGTGAAAGCAACGTGGCACAAATCATAACCTTTGGTAGAGCGAAAGCAAAGCAGGCAATTAAAGATGTAGCCAGGGTTATGGGACTCCCTTATAGTGAGAGCGATAAAATTGCAAAGACTATTACTGAAACGGGTTCTCTTCAATATGAGTACGAAACAAATCCTGTTTTTAAGGAGTTGATTGATTCCAGTGAGGTTTACAAGAAGGTTTTTGAATATGCACGTAGAATTGAGGGACGCGTGAGGAATATCTCAACTCACGCCGCAGGGGTAGTCGTCGCCCCTGTTGAAATTTATCAGATTGCTCCTCTGTACAGATCTGAGGATGAGGATACAGTAACCGTCCAATTCGATATGAAGTCGCTGGAGTTGTTAGGTTTGTTAAAAATTGACCTCCTTGGTCTTCGGACACTCACCATTGTCTACGAGACTGAAAAACTTGTAAAACAAAAAGATCCTGGTTTTTCTGCAGATAATATAGAGTTTGACGATATCAAGACTTATAAACTACTTTCTGAGGGTGAAACCACTGGAGTCTTTCAGTTGGAATCCGAAGGCTTTAGAAATGTATTGAAGCGCGTTAAACCGGAAAAAATTGAAGATTTGATAGCTATCTTGGCCTTATACCGTCCTGGACCAATGAAAAGCGGAATGCTTGAAAGTTTTATTAGGAGGAAGAACGGGGAGGAGCGCATCGATTATATAGACGAAAGGTTAAAGGGAATACTTGAAGAGACTTATGGAGTTATAGCGTATCAGGAGCAAGTTATGCTCCTTGCATCAACCCTCGCAGGTTTTTCCCTTGGACAGGCTGATATTTTGCGGAAGGCGATGGGTAAAAAGCAAAAGGAAGTTATGGAGAAGATGATGGAGTCCTTTGTAAGCGGTTGTGTAGAGAACGGCATGGACAGAGAAAGGGCAGAGCAAATTTTCAACTTCATTGCGCCTTTTGCAGAGTATGGCTTTAACAAATCTCATGCAGCGGGGTACGCTAAGCTGGCTTACATAACTGCCTATTTAAAAGCTCACTACCCCCTGGAATTCATTGTAGCTAATCTTAACGCTGAAATGAATACTCAAGATGCCCAGGAGAAGATTTATAAGTTTTTAAATGAAGCCAAAAGTCTTGGTTTTAAGGTTATTCCACCGTCAATAAACAGAAGTGATTATGAATTCAGAATAGAAGGTGGTGATTCCATAAGGTATGGATTGGGTGCAATAAAAAATGTTGGGAGGGCGGCCGTTGAGGAAATATTAAAGGTAAGAAATTCGAAAGGTGAATTTAAGAGCATTGAAGATTTTCTATCGCAGATTGATACGAGGAAGGTAAATAGAAAAACTCTCGAAAGCCTAATTAAGGCAGGCGCCTTTGACGAGTTTTTCCCCAATAGAAAAGCTTTACTTCAAGCCTTAGACGAACTTTTGCAAACTGCTAAGTCTGGAGTGAGTACAGGTACTTTATTCACCCTGGTTCCTGCACAGAGCCCCTTAGATAAGTACAAAGATCTACCTTTTACGTTGGATGATATCATCTATTTTGAAAGGGATTCCCTCGGTCTTTATTTGAGTGTTCACCCCTTGAGTAAATTTCCGTATTCTAAATTCCAGCCCATAAACACATTGAAGATTAAGGAAGAACTGATGGATGGGGATGAGGTAGTTATGGTGGGCGTCATTAGTGAGATCTCAAAAAAGAAAAATAAAAATGGAGAAGTTTATGCCAGTATTAAAATATCTGATTTTGAAGGCGAAGTGAGAGGTTACGTTCATCCGCAATTATTGAAGGAAAAAGGTGAACTGTTGAAGGAAGATGAGGTTGTCCTGGTCTATGGCAGAGTTTCGGAAAATGGAAATGGGAAAGAGTTAAGGGTTGATGATATTAGTCCCTTCAAAGGTGTTAAGGCTTTAGAAATTGACCTGAGTGGGGTTGATGTAAGTAAAATTTTAGTAGACGAACTTTACAAGCTTTTGAGCAGTTACTCTCGTGGAAGCGTTGCTTTATTTATTAAGCTTGGTAGTAAAAGGTACCTTTCTGAGATTAGAATCGATGAAAATGTTGACTTTTTTAACAAAATTTTGAATATTTTGCCAAGAGAGTATATTAAGGCTATCCTTTCGTAA
- the rsmI gene encoding 16S rRNA (cytidine(1402)-2'-O)-methyltransferase, with protein sequence MQSEEGILYVVSTPIGNLEDITLRALKVLTESDIILCEDTRETLKILNHYKISGPRLLRYDEHVEAQRIPEVKKYLRDGLKISLVTNAGTPTIQDPGYRLVRALREEGFRVVPVPGPSALIAALSVSGCPTDSFVFYGFLPRKEGKRKKLMQTFINETRTIIFYESPERIARTIEELKGFEKLNDRFIFIAREMTKLHEEYVFCKLSDLDVSSLKTKGEFVVVLEGAGE encoded by the coding sequence ATGCAAAGTGAAGAGGGAATCCTTTACGTAGTATCCACCCCTATTGGTAACTTAGAGGATATAACTCTCAGGGCGTTAAAAGTACTAACAGAGTCCGATATCATTCTCTGCGAAGACACAAGGGAGACACTTAAGATTCTGAATCATTACAAGATTTCTGGCCCAAGGCTGTTAAGGTACGATGAACATGTAGAGGCACAAAGAATTCCGGAAGTTAAGAAATATTTGCGGGATGGGTTAAAAATTTCCCTTGTTACAAATGCTGGAACCCCCACCATACAAGACCCGGGTTATAGGTTGGTGAGGGCCCTCAGGGAGGAGGGATTTAGGGTTGTGCCTGTACCGGGGCCTTCAGCCCTTATTGCGGCCCTCTCTGTCTCAGGTTGTCCTACGGATAGTTTTGTCTTTTATGGTTTTTTACCGAGAAAGGAGGGTAAGAGAAAGAAATTGATGCAAACTTTTATTAATGAGACAAGGACCATTATCTTTTATGAGTCGCCAGAGAGAATTGCAAGAACAATTGAGGAGCTTAAAGGTTTTGAAAAACTTAATGACAGGTTTATATTTATTGCAAGAGAAATGACGAAACTTCATGAAGAATATGTATTTTGTAAGCTTTCCGATTTAGACGTAAGTTCGTTGAAAACAAAGGGCGAATTTGTTGTAGTTCTGGAGGGTGCCGGTGAATGA
- a CDS encoding CDP-alcohol phosphatidyltransferase family protein — translation MNEELKKTGRNLLSPVVKMALKLNLSPNAITLIGLIITLLASYFYAKGSFRIAGLILLLAGLCDAIDGEVARKANKVSKFGAFFDSTIDRFEEFFVFGGILFYYSMVRQDILLSIVVYLILLGSIMTSYIRARAEGIGFSPTSGPMDRPGRYIYIVLFSIIAGSGVLFSVAMVVLLFLVYLTVVNRFKEFRILISKEEKNG, via the coding sequence GTGAATGAAGAATTGAAGAAGACCGGAAGAAATTTACTTTCTCCGGTGGTTAAGATGGCATTAAAACTTAATTTAAGCCCAAATGCAATCACTTTAATAGGTTTGATTATTACCCTTTTGGCATCTTATTTTTATGCCAAGGGTTCTTTTAGAATCGCAGGTCTTATCCTTCTATTGGCTGGGTTGTGTGATGCAATTGATGGCGAAGTGGCGAGAAAGGCTAATAAAGTGAGTAAATTCGGGGCTTTTTTTGATTCTACAATCGATAGGTTTGAAGAGTTTTTCGTCTTCGGAGGCATTTTGTTTTACTACTCCATGGTTAGACAGGATATTTTACTTTCTATTGTGGTGTATCTAATTTTGTTAGGCTCCATAATGACAAGCTACATAAGGGCGAGAGCTGAGGGAATCGGTTTTTCTCCTACTTCAGGTCCCATGGACAGGCCGGGCAGATATATTTACATCGTTTTATTTTCAATAATTGCAGGGAGTGGGGTGTTGTTCAGTGTTGCAATGGTGGTGTTGCTCTTTTTAGTATACTTGACGGTAGTAAATAGGTTTAAGGAATTCAGGATTTTAATCAGCAAGGAGGAAAAAAATGGGTGA